A genomic region of Fodinisporobacter ferrooxydans contains the following coding sequences:
- a CDS encoding TrmH family RNA methyltransferase, protein MQLEPIYSLKNPRIREWAALKQKKYRDQTGQYLIEGVRLVEEALQSDCDLEYILYNNDRMNERLHDLVAEIETRGLNLVECTEQVLAQVADTKTPQGIVAIAKKSQTSIDFAAADRAKPVILVDGMQDPGNLGTIIRTADAVDACAVIVSENTVDPYHPKVVRATMGSLFHLPVRELPVTQAIEQMKERGFQMIGSSSHNGEDYFRADLTGPLALIVGSEAHGISSELDAYVDSWVCLPMLGKAESLNAAIAASVMMYEVVRQKSIKNETV, encoded by the coding sequence GTGCAATTAGAACCCATCTATTCTTTAAAAAACCCTCGAATAAGGGAATGGGCGGCATTAAAGCAAAAAAAATACCGTGATCAGACCGGGCAGTATTTGATTGAAGGCGTACGTTTGGTTGAAGAAGCCTTGCAATCGGATTGTGACCTGGAATACATACTATATAATAATGACCGGATGAACGAACGGTTACATGATCTCGTAGCAGAAATCGAAACACGCGGGCTGAATCTGGTGGAATGCACGGAACAAGTATTGGCGCAAGTTGCCGATACCAAAACACCGCAGGGAATCGTTGCGATTGCGAAAAAATCACAAACATCCATCGATTTTGCCGCTGCGGATCGAGCAAAACCTGTGATTTTGGTCGATGGAATGCAAGATCCGGGCAATTTGGGCACAATCATACGAACGGCAGATGCAGTAGATGCATGTGCAGTTATAGTAAGCGAGAATACGGTTGACCCATACCATCCCAAAGTAGTAAGAGCGACAATGGGGTCTTTATTTCATCTTCCGGTCAGGGAACTGCCCGTAACGCAGGCCATTGAGCAAATGAAGGAAAGAGGATTTCAAATGATCGGTTCATCTTCTCATAATGGGGAAGATTATTTTCGCGCAGATTTAACAGGGCCGTTGGCATTGATCGTCGGCAGTGAAGCACATGGAATTTCTTCGGAACTGGATGCGTATGTCGATTCATGGGTGTGTTTGCCGATGCTTGGCAAAGCAGAATCGCTGAATGCGGCAATTGCGGCAAGTGTGATGATGTATGAAGTGGTCAGGCAGAAAAGCATTAAGAATGAAACGGTGTAA